A genomic region of Lates calcarifer isolate ASB-BC8 linkage group LG9, TLL_Latcal_v3, whole genome shotgun sequence contains the following coding sequences:
- the slc31a2 gene encoding probable low affinity copper uptake protein 2: protein MMSMTFGVSSSVTLLFDFWDVHGPAGMVLSVFVVLLLTVFYEVLKVWRVWLGSSSKLAQPQSQYAAPPSSRSDSISVLNSSPSESSLTLQSQPPASNTRNSWLLHGIQTVLHMLQVSLGYMLMLCVMSYNTWIFLGVIVGSVIGYFISFPLLGQI from the exons ATGATGTCC aTGACTTTTGGGGTGTCAAGCAGCGTGACGCTGCTGTTTGACTTCTGGGATGTGCACGGACCTGCAG gGATGGTGCTGTCAGTGTTCGTGGTCCTGCTGCTGACAGTTTTCTATGAGGTGCTTAAAGTGTGGAGGGTGTGGCTGGGAAGTAGCTCTAAGCTAGCCCAGCCTCAGTCTCAATACGCTGCCCCTCCATCCTCCCGCAGTGACAGCATTTCTGTACTGAACAGCAGTCCCTCTGAATCCTCGTTGACCCTCCAGTCTCAGCCTCCAGCTTCAAACACCAGGAACAG ctggtTGCTGCACGGTATCCAGACAGTCCTCCACATGCTGCAGGTGTCTCTCGGCTACATGCTGATGCTGTGTGTCATGTCCTACAACACCTGGATCTTCCTCGGGGTCATCGTGGGCTCTGTTATCGGTTATTTCATCTCGTTCCCTCTGCTGGGTCAAATCTGA